The uncultured Desulfobulbus sp. genome window below encodes:
- a CDS encoding inositol monophosphatase family protein: MQRIEACLNACHNDEQRTLLKIACQTALTAGQLIKDRYEQPHDIRMKGVINLVTETDLAAEALILETLGRETPDIAVMAEESEDALSVRSQPRYWVVDPLDGTTNFAHGVPHFAVSIALIEAEQPLVGAIYHPMLDELYSGAAGSGAWLNGRRMQVTQTDKPINALIATGFPYDIQQTIGRVMEQMQRVLPAVRDIRRAGAAALDLAYVACGRLDGFYEMNLQPWDTAAGWLLVREAGGQLSDFSGNDYSPFMDQILASNGTLHTALQDLVR; this comes from the coding sequence ATGCAACGCATTGAAGCCTGCCTCAACGCCTGTCACAATGACGAACAGCGCACCCTGCTGAAGATTGCCTGCCAAACTGCCTTGACTGCTGGTCAGTTAATCAAAGATCGCTATGAACAGCCCCATGATATTCGTATGAAAGGGGTTATCAATCTGGTCACAGAGACTGACCTGGCCGCGGAAGCACTCATTCTTGAAACACTAGGCCGCGAGACGCCTGACATTGCAGTCATGGCGGAGGAATCAGAAGACGCGCTCAGTGTACGCAGTCAACCACGCTACTGGGTAGTCGACCCCTTAGATGGCACCACCAACTTTGCCCATGGTGTTCCTCATTTTGCTGTTTCCATTGCCCTGATCGAGGCTGAGCAGCCGCTGGTCGGGGCTATTTACCATCCCATGCTCGATGAACTCTATTCTGGGGCAGCGGGATCTGGTGCCTGGCTCAATGGACGCAGGATGCAGGTCACCCAGACAGATAAACCGATTAACGCTCTCATCGCCACAGGTTTCCCCTATGACATCCAGCAAACCATTGGTCGGGTGATGGAGCAGATGCAACGCGTTCTTCCTGCGGTACGGGATATACGAAGAGCTGGTGCGGCAGCTTTGGACCTGGCTTATGTAGCCTGTGGACGACTTGATGGTTTCTATGAAATGAATCTGCAGCCCTGGGATACGGCCGCTGGCTGGTTGCTGGTGAGAGAAGCCGGGGGACAACTCAGTGATTTCTCAGGCAACGACTATTCCCCCTTTATGGATCAGATTCTGGCGAGCAACGGAACACTCCACACGGCTCTGCAGGATCTTGTACGATGA
- the rsmI gene encoding 16S rRNA (cytidine(1402)-2'-O)-methyltransferase: protein MSKQTKTEIESTVSGQLYVVATPIGNLGDISPRAVETLHSVDLIACEDTRHTKKLCRHLDIATPLSSYFREKEQSKSEHLIEQLQSGKNIALVSDAGTPGLSDPGAVLVRKARDAGIAIVAIAGPSALAAALSIAGLTESSFYFGGFPSANKSERKAFFKQLAALPCPLIFYEAPHRILASLHDMQEQFGNRQAQLFRELTKIHEECIEDSLNGLQERLASGVKGELVLIVQGAELSTPKPENLDELLLWYRDEMHSSLKDAVANISRDLSLPRSQVYKLALQVWKDTP from the coding sequence ATGTCAAAACAAACAAAGACAGAGATTGAAAGCACCGTCTCAGGACAGCTCTATGTGGTCGCCACGCCCATTGGAAATCTTGGTGATATTAGCCCGAGGGCAGTGGAGACTCTTCACTCGGTCGATCTTATTGCCTGTGAGGATACCCGGCACACAAAAAAACTCTGCCGTCATCTCGATATAGCTACACCTCTTAGCAGTTATTTCCGCGAAAAGGAACAAAGTAAATCCGAGCACCTCATCGAACAACTACAAAGCGGTAAAAATATAGCCCTTGTTTCCGATGCCGGTACACCTGGTCTTTCCGATCCCGGGGCGGTCCTGGTTCGTAAAGCCAGAGATGCAGGAATTGCTATTGTTGCCATAGCCGGCCCATCAGCTCTTGCAGCAGCCCTCTCCATTGCCGGTCTCACAGAATCATCCTTCTATTTTGGTGGTTTTCCCTCGGCCAACAAGAGTGAGCGCAAAGCTTTTTTCAAACAGCTTGCTGCCCTCCCCTGCCCACTGATCTTTTATGAGGCACCCCACCGAATTCTGGCCTCACTGCATGATATGCAGGAACAGTTTGGCAATCGCCAGGCCCAGCTCTTTCGAGAGCTCACCAAGATCCATGAAGAGTGTATCGAAGACTCGCTCAACGGTTTGCAGGAGCGGCTCGCCTCCGGTGTCAAAGGGGAACTCGTCCTTATTGTTCAGGGGGCAGAACTCTCCACCCCCAAACCCGAAAACCTTGACGAACTTTTGCTCTGGTACCGTGATGAAATGCACTCCTCGCTCAAGGACGCGGTGGCCAATATATCCCGTGATCTCAGTCTGCCCCGCTCGCAAGTGTACAAGCTGGCCCTGCAGGTTTGGAAGGATACCCCCTGA